From the Halalkalicoccus sp. CGA53 genome, one window contains:
- a CDS encoding ABC transporter permease encodes MSLAELSARRGVRLGGLGLLGAVALGGALVVLFDVPLGRIVTVGFVNRTLLAASPIALAAIGGLYAEKSGVFNIGLEGFMIFGAISAAAVLYGLGGTDPTQLHVWGAVVAAVAFSVALTAGYAVLLIRYRADQIVAGLAVWFMGLGFAPFAASLIWGTVRSPGLTRVTHYSLPYLVEFPVVGPILFRQSPFVVLTALLVAVSWVVLYRTRYGYWIQAAGDNPEALDTAGVNVNRVRYATVIFSGVMAGLGGAVLLAHAGNFIGTGDTMVDGRGWIAIVAYLFGNYNPLGAAAAALLFGGLDMLQVQFQTADIAVSGRLMGLAPYVGVIVVLTIWGKTRMPASVGEPYESED; translated from the coding sequence GTGAGCCTGGCGGAGCTCTCCGCCCGGCGGGGCGTCCGCCTCGGCGGGCTCGGCCTGCTCGGCGCGGTCGCGCTCGGTGGCGCTCTCGTGGTCCTGTTCGACGTCCCGCTGGGACGGATCGTCACCGTCGGCTTCGTCAACCGGACGCTGCTGGCCGCGTCGCCGATCGCGCTCGCGGCGATCGGCGGGCTCTACGCCGAGAAGAGCGGCGTGTTCAACATCGGCCTCGAGGGGTTCATGATCTTCGGGGCGATCAGCGCCGCGGCCGTGCTCTACGGCCTGGGCGGGACCGATCCCACACAGCTCCACGTCTGGGGGGCGGTCGTCGCCGCGGTCGCGTTCTCTGTCGCGCTCACCGCCGGCTACGCGGTGCTCCTCATCCGGTACAGGGCCGACCAGATCGTCGCGGGACTGGCCGTCTGGTTCATGGGCCTCGGGTTCGCGCCCTTCGCCGCCTCGCTGATCTGGGGGACGGTACGGAGCCCGGGGCTCACGAGGGTCACCCACTACTCGCTGCCGTACCTCGTCGAGTTCCCGGTCGTCGGCCCGATCCTCTTCCGGCAGTCGCCGTTCGTCGTGCTCACCGCCCTCCTCGTCGCCGTCTCCTGGGTGGTTCTCTACCGGACGAGATACGGCTACTGGATCCAGGCCGCCGGCGACAACCCGGAGGCGCTCGACACCGCGGGCGTGAACGTCAACCGCGTCCGGTACGCGACGGTGATCTTCTCGGGCGTGATGGCCGGCCTCGGCGGGGCGGTGTTGCTCGCGCACGCGGGGAACTTCATCGGGACCGGCGACACGATGGTCGACGGCCGCGGCTGGATCGCCATCGTCGCCTACCTCTTCGGCAACTACAACCCGCTGGGTGCGGCCGCCGCGGCGCTACTGTTCGGCGGCCTCGACATGCTTCAGGTGCAGTTCCAGACGGCCGACATCGCGGTCTCGGGTCGGCTCATGGGGCTCGCCCCGTACGTCGGCGTGATCGTCGTCCTCACGATCTGGGGGAAGACGCGGATGCCCGCGTCGGTCGGCGAGCCCTACGAGAGCGAGGACTGA
- a CDS encoding sodium:solute symporter family protein, with amino-acid sequence MDTLTPGFLFSFVVVTDVGVAMSPHIFLRYYSARSPRTLKWTAAGGRAYLLLFYLPLAFLAVGAVIHFPDLADPDSAIPAVLYEFTPVWFASIVVAGAVAASMSSKDAMLHAVASLITRDWYENTIADRDVDERRKTRIAQVLVLFLAIGSYVIAIQDVDIIVMVTLVAFDGLTQTLPIVLGALYWERASREGALVGLGSGVAVAAVLTFGVLTLPTGAPNFTPGFYGLIVNAVLFVGVSLATDPVPAENRERPQGYIRYAIDREWETESTPADD; translated from the coding sequence ATCGACACGCTCACCCCGGGGTTCCTGTTCTCGTTCGTCGTCGTCACCGACGTCGGCGTCGCGATGTCCCCGCACATCTTCCTGCGGTACTACAGCGCGCGCTCCCCGCGGACGCTCAAGTGGACCGCCGCCGGTGGGAGGGCCTACCTCCTCCTCTTTTACCTCCCGCTCGCGTTCCTCGCGGTCGGCGCGGTGATCCACTTCCCCGACCTCGCGGACCCGGACTCGGCGATTCCAGCTGTCCTCTACGAGTTCACGCCCGTCTGGTTCGCCTCGATCGTCGTCGCCGGCGCGGTCGCCGCCTCCATGAGTTCGAAAGACGCCATGCTCCACGCGGTGGCCTCGCTCATCACCCGCGACTGGTACGAGAACACCATCGCAGACAGGGACGTCGACGAGCGGCGAAAGACCCGGATCGCACAGGTCCTCGTCCTCTTCCTGGCGATCGGCTCGTACGTCATCGCCATCCAGGACGTCGACATCATCGTGATGGTCACGCTGGTCGCCTTCGACGGCCTGACCCAGACGCTGCCGATCGTCCTCGGCGCGCTCTACTGGGAGCGCGCCTCGCGGGAGGGTGCGCTGGTCGGGCTTGGTTCGGGCGTCGCCGTCGCCGCGGTGCTCACGTTCGGGGTCCTCACACTCCCCACGGGCGCGCCGAACTTCACGCCGGGCTTCTACGGGCTGATCGTCAACGCCGTGCTGTTCGTCGGCGTGAGCCTCGCGACCGACCCCGTCCCCGCGGAGAACCGCGAGCGACCGCAGGGTTACATCCGCTACGCGATCGACCGGGAGTGGGAGACGGAGTCGACGCCGGCCGACGACTGA
- a CDS encoding MFS transporter, which yields MDAIREEPRGFGVRFGPHLAAFSVGYVVFSYASVPGVVMAEFGVGFTAVGLLMSAALASFVAVQLIGGRLVDDRPTLPVLLGVVVVNAALAVALDLSTTFSGLIVLRGLWGFAGGLAVTVCATQISRVYTGSTATWHQSVNGGMFTFGGASSFVVTPAVVGTTGWFGVHAVGALVALPAIVALWVDRRAAGETAPTGQGVRSPAGPETPRFATLRNRLVLLAAVCNVATLGAYITLSTFVTSYFDDVGVIGPLNAIALLVASLGRVGGGVAILRPGLDDGHVIAAASGAGAVGLFLIVLVGDGSLLVVFLPLLALAAVSLPFGAIFKITAGASRRDGTAVAIVVAAGNGAAIVLPAVTGRLRDLTGGYDGAFVLLALVNAVAACAGIAIARRT from the coding sequence GTGGACGCGATCAGGGAGGAACCGAGAGGGTTCGGGGTTCGGTTCGGACCGCATCTGGCCGCCTTCAGCGTCGGCTACGTCGTCTTCTCCTACGCCTCGGTGCCGGGAGTGGTGATGGCCGAGTTCGGCGTCGGCTTCACGGCCGTCGGGCTGCTCATGAGCGCCGCGCTCGCCTCGTTCGTCGCGGTCCAGTTGATCGGCGGACGGCTCGTCGACGACCGGCCGACGCTCCCGGTCTTACTGGGCGTCGTCGTCGTCAACGCGGCGCTCGCGGTCGCGCTCGACCTGAGCACGACGTTCTCGGGGCTTATCGTCCTCCGCGGGCTCTGGGGGTTCGCGGGCGGGCTCGCGGTCACCGTCTGTGCGACGCAGATCTCGCGAGTGTACACCGGCTCGACGGCGACCTGGCACCAGAGCGTCAACGGCGGGATGTTCACGTTCGGCGGCGCCTCGTCGTTCGTCGTGACCCCGGCGGTCGTCGGTACCACGGGGTGGTTCGGCGTCCACGCAGTCGGCGCGCTCGTAGCGCTCCCGGCGATCGTGGCGCTGTGGGTCGATCGACGGGCCGCCGGGGAGACCGCGCCCACAGGACAGGGAGTCCGATCGCCGGCAGGCCCCGAGACCCCCCGGTTCGCGACGCTCCGAAACCGTCTCGTCCTCCTCGCCGCCGTCTGTAACGTCGCGACGCTCGGGGCGTACATCACCCTCTCGACGTTCGTCACCTCGTACTTCGACGACGTCGGCGTGATCGGTCCGCTGAACGCGATCGCCCTCCTCGTGGCCTCGCTCGGTCGCGTCGGTGGCGGGGTCGCGATCCTCCGACCGGGACTCGACGACGGCCACGTCATCGCGGCCGCGTCGGGTGCCGGTGCGGTCGGGCTGTTCCTGATCGTGCTGGTGGGGGATGGCTCGCTCCTCGTCGTCTTTCTCCCGCTGCTCGCGCTCGCGGCCGTCTCCCTGCCGTTCGGTGCGATCTTCAAGATCACGGCTGGTGCGTCGCGTCGTGACGGGACGGCGGTCGCGATCGTCGTCGCCGCCGGAAACGGGGCCGCGATCGTCCTCCCGGCGGTGACGGGGCGGCTCCGGGACCTCACCGGCGGGTACGACGGCGCGTTCGTCCTGCTCGCGCTGGTGAACGCCGTCGCCGCGTGTGCGGGGATCGCGATCGCCCGCCGGACCTAG